In Aegilops tauschii subsp. strangulata cultivar AL8/78 chromosome 3, Aet v6.0, whole genome shotgun sequence, one genomic interval encodes:
- the LOC109784723 gene encoding uncharacterized protein, with protein MPKSGYAGRSALVQGEDQHHDGERQPPGGWWFPWGADLQCIPPPIHIQISCVVGSAHRPREMTTVPGSPVWELVKKNNYFLIKQFGNSNTKVQFSKEPNNLYNIQSYKFSGLANSKTVAVQPSAGEDKAVVLSMTKTKKQNTPAKLQHKTLMRKEFRKMAKSVKNQICGMACLIFWWTCVPDDAPLLHCQPSDAVAAPACYSAAATRCFATAPAN; from the exons ATGCCCAAATCAG GATATGCAGGGAGGTCGGCCCTTGTACAGGGTGAAGATCAGCACCATGACGGTGAAAGACAACCTCCTGGCGGCTGGTGGTTTCCATGGGGAGCTGATCTGCAAT GCATCCCACCGCCGATCCATATCCAGATCAGCTGCGTCGTCGGTTCCGCACACAG GCCAAGGGAAATGACTACCGTTCCAGGGTCTCCGGTCTGGGAGCTCGTGAAGAAGAACAACTACTTCTTGATCAAGCAGTTCGGCAACAGCAACACCAAGGTGCAGTTCAGCAAGGAGCCCAACAACCTCTACAATATCCAGTCCTACAAGTTCTCGG GCTTGGCGAACAGCAAGACTGTGGCGGTCCAGCCATCAGCGGGAGAGGACAAGGCTGTTGTCCTGTCCATGACCAAGACCAAGAAGCAGAACACCCCTGCCAAGCTCCAGCACAAGACTCTGATGCGCAAGGAGTTCCGCAAGATGGCCAAGTCTGTCAAGAACCAG ATTTGTGGCATGGCATGCTTGATTTTTTGGTGGACTTGTGTCCCTGATGATGCACCGTTGTTGCACTGCCAACCATCAGATGCAGTAGCTGCTCCTGCTTGCTACTCCGCTGCCGCCACTCGTTGTTTTGCTACTGCTCCTGCTAATTAG